A genome region from Bufo gargarizans isolate SCDJY-AF-19 chromosome 2, ASM1485885v1, whole genome shotgun sequence includes the following:
- the UTP3 gene encoding something about silencing protein 10 produces the protein MGKPRRNPRPKKVTKDEAVYDESLSNADVPSSKELSSDYYNDAIDKYHEEKFESLMKQGVTFGSDEEQYDSEEEVMPLDIVEDDEDQEEEEEEDDRISMGSDLEDRDKDGLPDELAWGQRKKLYYDTDYKQKKKVKKTKEELEAEAAEEEEEAQNIQRRLAKTLDEEDYGLDFIQAFAEKPSEETPTEEKIVKDLEKMSEKEKRKLLKKESPELMELIQDLKQKLAEVKNELQPLITMVKGGIIPKGKGSTYLQTKYHLYLNYCMNISYYLLLKAKRIAISGHPVIERLVTYRNLINELADVDERLSPEIRLLLSEEFQKKVSEGKLSTQEPKPSKKPAIKRPISEAKPEDDSDMDEEAALNYYRMMENRLLQKKKPAEEQIVEAPSEEMDPNAKRGITYQIAKNKGLTPKRRKIDRNPRVKHREKFRRAKIRRKGQVREVRKEEVRYSGERSGIHAGVKKSIKLKF, from the exons AAACCCAAGGCCTAAGAAAGTAACAAAAGATGAAGCTGTGTACGATGAATCGCTCTCCAACGCAGACGTCCCGTCTTCTAAAGAG CTATCCTCAGATTACTATAATGACGCAATTGACAAATACCATGAGGAGAAGTTTGAG AGTCTTATGAAACAAGGAGTGACATTTGGCAGCGATGAAGAACAGTACGACAGTGAG GAAGAGGTTATGCCTCTTGATATTGTGGAAGATGATGAAGAccaggaagaagaagaggaggaggatgatcgtATTTCCATGGGCAGTGACCTAGAAGATCGGGACAAAGATG GCCTTCCAGATGAATTGGCGTGGGGACAGAGGAAGAAGCTGTATTACGACACAGACTACAAACAGAAGAAAA AAGTGAAAAAAACTAAGGAGGAgttggaagctgaggctgcagaggaggaggaggaagctcagAATATTCAGAGGCGTTTAGCCAAGACCCTCGATGAGGAAGactatgggctggattttatccAG GCATTTGCAGAAAAGCCTAGTGAAGAGACCCCCACCGAGGAGAAGATTGTAAAAGACTTGGAGAAGATGTctgagaaggagaagaggaaatTGTTGAAGAAGGAATCTCCAGAGCTGATGGAGCTGATACAAGATCTTAAGCAAAAG TTGGCTGAAGTGAAAAATGAATTGCAACCGTTGATCACAATGGTGAAAGGTGGAATTATCCCTAAAGGAAAG ggcagtaCCTACCTACAGACGAAATACCATCTGTATTTAAA CTATTGCATGAACATTAGCTACTACCTGCTGCTGAAGGCAAAAAGAATAGCAATCAGCGGGCACCCCGTGATCGAGAGGCTGGTCACGTACAGGAAC CTGATAAATGAATTGGCTGATGTGGATGAGAGATTATCTCCAGAAATTCGTCTTTTGCTATCTGAAGAGTTTCAGAAAAAGGTTTCCGAAGGAAAACTTAGCACCCAAGAGCCGAAACCGTCTAAAAAACCCGCTATCAAG CGCCCTATATCGGAGGCCAAGCCCGAGGATGACAGCGATATGGATGAAGAGGCGGCTCTCAATTACTACAGAATGATGGAGAATAGATTATTACAAAAGAAGAAACCTGCGGAGGAGCAGAT TGTGGAGGCGCCATCTGAAGAAATGGATCCCAATGCCAAGAGAGGCATCACTTACCAG ATTGCTAAGAATAAAGGGCTTACACCGAAAAGAAGGAAGATTGACCGTAACCCAAGAGTTAAGCACAGAGAGAAATTCCGACGTGCAAAGATCCGCAGAAAGGGCCAG GTACGTGAGGTCCGTAAGGAAGAAGTCCGATATTCCGGGGAGCGCTCTGGTATCCATGCTGGAGTTAAGAAGAGTATCAAGCTTAAATTTTAA